In one window of Notolabrus celidotus isolate fNotCel1 chromosome 15, fNotCel1.pri, whole genome shotgun sequence DNA:
- the LOC117827099 gene encoding GRIP1-associated protein 1-like isoform X2 gives MNVKTHARNLNRNKRSFRGGAAQSTMIKATNLHRRCCWSLSTSKLQQDVHQLNQMLIREKDQCYREKMARMVQSKDLDITKKQLKKERQLKMTFINRCKYLEGLLGDSTGENYLMHLGSPDKIKQTSNGFEATQEDPTTSNKVLADLQAEVNKNKPLQEELDKVLADLKAEVNKNKLLQEELDKVKAAHNEMGVRYKDDMLSAMQMMKTLKCEIQLQMEVHADLVQDHADLTSLTLDNTICQEMLEENKGLHAEIQSTRQQIETLQHELQKIQTHSDNVSHYKDALAALTVEHNAICQEMVEVKQSYENDMISARQMVEALQLELQEHRQTQADKVSRDQSVIMALKAEHHATCQKMAQEMADLQKSALQEKQMMVKELERVNTKLNAQKDYEELKELKTTGVGVFRAAILEERNKVSQLLEYLERYEAKHQELNDKYTSEVLSFRQQAENQKQKFETEIQSYSDKLTQSQKHISHLRAEQDALRLRVELSAAPT, from the exons ATGAATGTGAAAACGCACGCAAGAAACCTCAACAGGAACAAGAGGTCCTTTAGAGGAGGAGCTGCGCAGAGCACCATGATAAAGGCCACCAACCTGCATAGGAGGTGTTGTTGGAGTTTGTCCACATCCAAACTCCAACAAGATGTGCACCAGCTCAATCAGATGCTGATTAGAGAGAAGGACCAATGCTATAGAGAGAAGATGGCGAGGATGGTGCAGAGTAAAGACTTGGATATCACCAAGAAACaactgaagaaagagagacaactCAAAATGACATTCATCAACAGGTGCAAATATCTGGAGGGACTCCTGGGTGACAGCACAGGAGAGAATTATCTCATGCACTTAGGGAGCCCCGACAAAATAAAGCAGACCTCTAATGGCTTTGAAGCAACGCAAGAAGACCCCACGACCAGTAACAAG GTCTTAGCAGATCTCCAGGCAGAGGTGAACAAGAACAAACCACTGCAAGAAGAACTGGACAAG GTCTTAGCAGATCTCAAGGCAGAGGTGAACAAGAACAAACTACTGCAAGAAGAACTGGACAAGGTCAAAGCTGCTCACAATGAGATGGGTGTCAGGTACAAAGATGACATGCTCAGTGCCATGCAGATGATGAAGACCCTCAAATGTGAAATTCAGTTACAAATGGAGGTGCACGCTGACCTGGTGCAAGACCATGCTGACTTAACATCTCTAACATTGGACAATACTATCTGTCAAGAGATGTTAGAGGAAAACAAGGGGCTTCACGCTGAGATCCAAAGTACCAGGCAGCAGATTGAGACCCTTCAGCATGAGCTTCAGAAGATCCAGACTCACTCTGACAACGTGTCACATTACAAGGATGCCCTCGCAGCTTTGACGGTGGAGCACAATGCAATCTGTCAGGAAATGGTAGAGGTGAAACAGAGCTACGAAAACGACATGATCAGTGCCAGGCAAATGGTGGAAGCCCTTCAGCTTGAGCTTCAAGAACATAGGCAGACTCAAGCTGACAAAGTGTCCCGAGACCAGTCCGTCATCATGGCCTTAAAGGCTGAACACCATGCCACATGCCAGAAGATGGCACAGGAGATGGCTGACCTGCAGAAGAGTGCCCTCCAAGAAAAGCAGATGATGGTGAAAGAACTGGAGAGAGTCAACACTAAGCTCAATGCCCAGAAAGACTACGAGGAGCTCAAAGAGCTGAAGACCACGGGCGTGGGTGTTTTCAGAGCAGCAATTCTGGAGGAGAGGAACAAAGTCAGCCAACTCCTAGAATACCTGGAGAGGTACGAAGCGAAACACCAGGAGCTGAATGACAAGTACACATCTGAAGTACTTAGTTTCCGACAGCAGGCTGAGAACCAGAAGCAGAAGTTTGAAACAGAGATCCAGTCTTACTCTGACAAGCTGACACAAAGCCAAAAGCACATCTCCCACCTGAGGGCCGAACAGGACGCCCTACGCCTGAGAGTTGAGCTCTCAGCAGCTCCAACATAA
- the LOC117827099 gene encoding GRIP and coiled-coil domain-containing protein 2-like isoform X4 codes for MNVKTHARNLNRNKRSFRGGAAQSTMIKATNLHRRCCWSLSTSKLQQDVHQLNQMLIREKDQCYREKMARMVQSKDLDITKKQLKKERQLKMTFINRCKYLEGLLGDSTGENYLMHLGSPDKIKQTSNGFEATQEDPTTSNKVLADLKAEVNKNKLLQEELDKVKAAHNEMGVRYKDDMLSAMQMMKTLKCEIQLQMEVHADLVQDHADLTSLTLDNTICQEMLEENKGLHAEIQSTRQQIETLQHELQKIQTHSDNVSHYKDALAALTVEHNAICQEMVEVKQSYENDMISARQMVEALQLELQEHRQTQADKVSRDQSVIMALKAEHHATCQKMAQEMADLQKSALQEKQMMVKELERVNTKLNAQKDYEELKELKTTGVGVFRAAILEERNKVSQLLEYLERYEAKHQELNDKYTSEVLSFRQQAENQKQKFETEIQSYSDKLTQSQKHISHLRAEQDALRLRVELSAAPT; via the exons ATGAATGTGAAAACGCACGCAAGAAACCTCAACAGGAACAAGAGGTCCTTTAGAGGAGGAGCTGCGCAGAGCACCATGATAAAGGCCACCAACCTGCATAGGAGGTGTTGTTGGAGTTTGTCCACATCCAAACTCCAACAAGATGTGCACCAGCTCAATCAGATGCTGATTAGAGAGAAGGACCAATGCTATAGAGAGAAGATGGCGAGGATGGTGCAGAGTAAAGACTTGGATATCACCAAGAAACaactgaagaaagagagacaactCAAAATGACATTCATCAACAGGTGCAAATATCTGGAGGGACTCCTGGGTGACAGCACAGGAGAGAATTATCTCATGCACTTAGGGAGCCCCGACAAAATAAAGCAGACCTCTAATGGCTTTGAAGCAACGCAAGAAGACCCCACGACCAGTAACAAG GTCTTAGCAGATCTCAAGGCAGAGGTGAACAAGAACAAACTACTGCAAGAAGAACTGGACAAGGTCAAAGCTGCTCACAATGAGATGGGTGTCAGGTACAAAGATGACATGCTCAGTGCCATGCAGATGATGAAGACCCTCAAATGTGAAATTCAGTTACAAATGGAGGTGCACGCTGACCTGGTGCAAGACCATGCTGACTTAACATCTCTAACATTGGACAATACTATCTGTCAAGAGATGTTAGAGGAAAACAAGGGGCTTCACGCTGAGATCCAAAGTACCAGGCAGCAGATTGAGACCCTTCAGCATGAGCTTCAGAAGATCCAGACTCACTCTGACAACGTGTCACATTACAAGGATGCCCTCGCAGCTTTGACGGTGGAGCACAATGCAATCTGTCAGGAAATGGTAGAGGTGAAACAGAGCTACGAAAACGACATGATCAGTGCCAGGCAAATGGTGGAAGCCCTTCAGCTTGAGCTTCAAGAACATAGGCAGACTCAAGCTGACAAAGTGTCCCGAGACCAGTCCGTCATCATGGCCTTAAAGGCTGAACACCATGCCACATGCCAGAAGATGGCACAGGAGATGGCTGACCTGCAGAAGAGTGCCCTCCAAGAAAAGCAGATGATGGTGAAAGAACTGGAGAGAGTCAACACTAAGCTCAATGCCCAGAAAGACTACGAGGAGCTCAAAGAGCTGAAGACCACGGGCGTGGGTGTTTTCAGAGCAGCAATTCTGGAGGAGAGGAACAAAGTCAGCCAACTCCTAGAATACCTGGAGAGGTACGAAGCGAAACACCAGGAGCTGAATGACAAGTACACATCTGAAGTACTTAGTTTCCGACAGCAGGCTGAGAACCAGAAGCAGAAGTTTGAAACAGAGATCCAGTCTTACTCTGACAAGCTGACACAAAGCCAAAAGCACATCTCCCACCTGAGGGCCGAACAGGACGCCCTACGCCTGAGAGTTGAGCTCTCAGCAGCTCCAACATAA
- the LOC117827099 gene encoding GRIP and coiled-coil domain-containing protein 2-like isoform X1, translated as MNVKTHARNLNRNKRSFRGGAAQSTMIKATNLHRRCCWSLSTSKLQQDVHQLNQMLIREKDQCYREKMARMVQSKDLDITKKQLKKERQLKMTFINRCKYLEGLLGDSTGENYLMHLGSPDKIKQTSNGFEATQEDPTTSNKVLADLKAEVNKNKLLQEELDKVLADLQAEVNKNKPLQEELDKVLADLKAEVNKNKLLQEELDKVKAAHNEMGVRYKDDMLSAMQMMKTLKCEIQLQMEVHADLVQDHADLTSLTLDNTICQEMLEENKGLHAEIQSTRQQIETLQHELQKIQTHSDNVSHYKDALAALTVEHNAICQEMVEVKQSYENDMISARQMVEALQLELQEHRQTQADKVSRDQSVIMALKAEHHATCQKMAQEMADLQKSALQEKQMMVKELERVNTKLNAQKDYEELKELKTTGVGVFRAAILEERNKVSQLLEYLERYEAKHQELNDKYTSEVLSFRQQAENQKQKFETEIQSYSDKLTQSQKHISHLRAEQDALRLRVELSAAPT; from the exons ATGAATGTGAAAACGCACGCAAGAAACCTCAACAGGAACAAGAGGTCCTTTAGAGGAGGAGCTGCGCAGAGCACCATGATAAAGGCCACCAACCTGCATAGGAGGTGTTGTTGGAGTTTGTCCACATCCAAACTCCAACAAGATGTGCACCAGCTCAATCAGATGCTGATTAGAGAGAAGGACCAATGCTATAGAGAGAAGATGGCGAGGATGGTGCAGAGTAAAGACTTGGATATCACCAAGAAACaactgaagaaagagagacaactCAAAATGACATTCATCAACAGGTGCAAATATCTGGAGGGACTCCTGGGTGACAGCACAGGAGAGAATTATCTCATGCACTTAGGGAGCCCCGACAAAATAAAGCAGACCTCTAATGGCTTTGAAGCAACGCAAGAAGACCCCACGACCAGTAACAAGGTCTTAGCAGATCTCAAGGCAGAGGTGAACAAGAACAAACTACTGCAAGAAGAACTGGACAAGGTCTTAGCAGATCTCCAGGCAGAGGTGAACAAGAACAAACCACTGCAAGAAGAACTGGACAAG GTCTTAGCAGATCTCAAGGCAGAGGTGAACAAGAACAAACTACTGCAAGAAGAACTGGACAAGGTCAAAGCTGCTCACAATGAGATGGGTGTCAGGTACAAAGATGACATGCTCAGTGCCATGCAGATGATGAAGACCCTCAAATGTGAAATTCAGTTACAAATGGAGGTGCACGCTGACCTGGTGCAAGACCATGCTGACTTAACATCTCTAACATTGGACAATACTATCTGTCAAGAGATGTTAGAGGAAAACAAGGGGCTTCACGCTGAGATCCAAAGTACCAGGCAGCAGATTGAGACCCTTCAGCATGAGCTTCAGAAGATCCAGACTCACTCTGACAACGTGTCACATTACAAGGATGCCCTCGCAGCTTTGACGGTGGAGCACAATGCAATCTGTCAGGAAATGGTAGAGGTGAAACAGAGCTACGAAAACGACATGATCAGTGCCAGGCAAATGGTGGAAGCCCTTCAGCTTGAGCTTCAAGAACATAGGCAGACTCAAGCTGACAAAGTGTCCCGAGACCAGTCCGTCATCATGGCCTTAAAGGCTGAACACCATGCCACATGCCAGAAGATGGCACAGGAGATGGCTGACCTGCAGAAGAGTGCCCTCCAAGAAAAGCAGATGATGGTGAAAGAACTGGAGAGAGTCAACACTAAGCTCAATGCCCAGAAAGACTACGAGGAGCTCAAAGAGCTGAAGACCACGGGCGTGGGTGTTTTCAGAGCAGCAATTCTGGAGGAGAGGAACAAAGTCAGCCAACTCCTAGAATACCTGGAGAGGTACGAAGCGAAACACCAGGAGCTGAATGACAAGTACACATCTGAAGTACTTAGTTTCCGACAGCAGGCTGAGAACCAGAAGCAGAAGTTTGAAACAGAGATCCAGTCTTACTCTGACAAGCTGACACAAAGCCAAAAGCACATCTCCCACCTGAGGGCCGAACAGGACGCCCTACGCCTGAGAGTTGAGCTCTCAGCAGCTCCAACATAA
- the LOC117827099 gene encoding GRIP and coiled-coil domain-containing protein 2-like isoform X5 produces the protein MNVKTHARNLNRNKRSFRGGAAQSTMIKATNLHRRCCWSLSTSKLQQDVHQLNQMLIREKDQCYREKMARMVQSKDLDITKKQLKKERQLKMTFINRCKYLEGLLGDSTGENYLMHLGSPDKIKQTSNGFEATQEDPTTSNKVLADLKAEVNKNKLLQEELDKVKAAHNEMGVRYKDDMLSAMQMMKTLKCEIQLQMEVHADLVQDHADLTSLTLDNTICQEMLEENKGLHAEIQSTRQQIETLQHELQKIQTHSDNVSHYKDALAALTVEHNAICQEMVEVKQSYENDMISARQMVEALQLELQEHRQTQADKVSRDQSVIMALKAEHHATCQKMAQEMADLQKSALQEKQMMVKELERVNTKLNAQKDYEELKELKTTGVGVFRAAILEERNKVSQLLEYLERYEAKHQELNDKYTSEVLSFRQQAENQKQKFETEIQSYSDKLTQSQKHISHLRAEQDALRLRVELSAAPT, from the exons ATGAATGTGAAAACGCACGCAAGAAACCTCAACAGGAACAAGAGGTCCTTTAGAGGAGGAGCTGCGCAGAGCACCATGATAAAGGCCACCAACCTGCATAGGAGGTGTTGTTGGAGTTTGTCCACATCCAAACTCCAACAAGATGTGCACCAGCTCAATCAGATGCTGATTAGAGAGAAGGACCAATGCTATAGAGAGAAGATGGCGAGGATGGTGCAGAGTAAAGACTTGGATATCACCAAGAAACaactgaagaaagagagacaactCAAAATGACATTCATCAACAGGTGCAAATATCTGGAGGGACTCCTGGGTGACAGCACAGGAGAGAATTATCTCATGCACTTAGGGAGCCCCGACAAAATAAAGCAGACCTCTAATGGCTTTGAAGCAACGCAAGAAGACCCCACGACCAGTAACAAGGTCTTAGCAGATCTCAAGGCAGAGGTGAACAAGAACAAACTACTGCAAGAAGAACTGGACAAG GTCAAAGCTGCTCACAATGAGATGGGTGTCAGGTACAAAGATGACATGCTCAGTGCCATGCAGATGATGAAGACCCTCAAATGTGAAATTCAGTTACAAATGGAGGTGCACGCTGACCTGGTGCAAGACCATGCTGACTTAACATCTCTAACATTGGACAATACTATCTGTCAAGAGATGTTAGAGGAAAACAAGGGGCTTCACGCTGAGATCCAAAGTACCAGGCAGCAGATTGAGACCCTTCAGCATGAGCTTCAGAAGATCCAGACTCACTCTGACAACGTGTCACATTACAAGGATGCCCTCGCAGCTTTGACGGTGGAGCACAATGCAATCTGTCAGGAAATGGTAGAGGTGAAACAGAGCTACGAAAACGACATGATCAGTGCCAGGCAAATGGTGGAAGCCCTTCAGCTTGAGCTTCAAGAACATAGGCAGACTCAAGCTGACAAAGTGTCCCGAGACCAGTCCGTCATCATGGCCTTAAAGGCTGAACACCATGCCACATGCCAGAAGATGGCACAGGAGATGGCTGACCTGCAGAAGAGTGCCCTCCAAGAAAAGCAGATGATGGTGAAAGAACTGGAGAGAGTCAACACTAAGCTCAATGCCCAGAAAGACTACGAGGAGCTCAAAGAGCTGAAGACCACGGGCGTGGGTGTTTTCAGAGCAGCAATTCTGGAGGAGAGGAACAAAGTCAGCCAACTCCTAGAATACCTGGAGAGGTACGAAGCGAAACACCAGGAGCTGAATGACAAGTACACATCTGAAGTACTTAGTTTCCGACAGCAGGCTGAGAACCAGAAGCAGAAGTTTGAAACAGAGATCCAGTCTTACTCTGACAAGCTGACACAAAGCCAAAAGCACATCTCCCACCTGAGGGCCGAACAGGACGCCCTACGCCTGAGAGTTGAGCTCTCAGCAGCTCCAACATAA
- the LOC117827099 gene encoding GRIP and coiled-coil domain-containing protein 2-like isoform X3 — MNVKTHARNLNRNKRSFRGGAAQSTMIKATNLHRRCCWSLSTSKLQQDVHQLNQMLIREKDQCYREKMARMVQSKDLDITKKQLKKERQLKMTFINRCKYLEGLLGDSTGENYLMHLGSPDKIKQTSNGFEATQEDPTTSNKVLADLKAEVNKNKLLQEELDKVKAAHHEMGVRYKDDMLSAMQMMKTLKCEIQLQMEVHADLVQDHADLTSLTLDNTICQEMLEENKGLHAEIKSTRQMVEALQLELQEHRQTQADTVSHDKDALAALTVEHKAICQEMVEVKQSYENDMISARQMVEALQLEVQEHRQTQADKVSRDQSFIMALKAEHHATCQKMAQEMADLQKSALQEKQMMVKELERVNTKLNAQKDYEELKELKTTGVGVFRAAILEERNKVSQLLEYLERYEATHQELNNKYTSEVLSFRQQAENQKQKFETEIKSYSDKLKQSQQHISHLRAEQDALRLRVELSAAPT, encoded by the exons ATGAATGTGAAAACGCACGCAAGAAACCTCAACAGGAACAAGAGGTCCTTTAGAGGAGGAGCTGCGCAGAGCACCATGATAAAGGCCACCAACCTGCATAGGAGGTGTTGTTGGAGTTTGTCCACATCCAAACTCCAACAAGATGTGCACCAGCTCAATCAGATGCTGATTAGAGAGAAGGACCAATGCTATAGAGAGAAGATGGCGAGGATGGTGCAGAGTAAAGACTTGGATATCACCAAGAAACaactgaagaaagagagacaactCAAAATGACATTCATCAACAGGTGCAAATATCTGGAGGGACTCCTGGGTGACAGCACAGGAGAGAATTATCTCATGCACTTAGGGAGCCCCGACAAAATAAAGCAGACCTCTAATGGCTTTGAAGCAACGCAAGAAGACCCCACGACCAGTAACAAGGTCTTAGCAGATCTCAAGGCAGAGGTGAACAAGAACAAACTACTGCAAGAAGAACTGGACAAG GTCAAAGCTGCTCACCATGAGATGGGTGTCAGGTACAAAGATGACATGCTCAGTGCCATGCAGATGATGAAGACCCTCAAATGTGAAATTCAGTTACAAATGGAGGTGCACGCTGACCTGGTGCAAGACCATGCTGACTTAACATCTCTAACATTGGACAATACTATCTGTCAAGAGATGTTAGAGGAAAACAAGGGGCTTCACGCTGAGATCAAAAGTACCAGGCAAATGGTGGAAGCCCTTCAGCTTGAGCTTCAAGAACATAGGCAGACTCAAGCTGACACCGTGTCTCATGACAAGGATGCCCTCGCAGCTTTGACGGTGGAGCACAAAGCAATCTGTCAGGAAATGGTAGAGGTGAAACAGAGCTACGAAAACGACATGATCAGTGCCAGGCAAATGGTGGAAGCCCTTCAGCTTGAGGTTCAAGAACATAGGCAGACTCAAGCTGACAAAGTGTCCCGAGACCAGTCCTTCATCATGGCCTTAAAGGCTGAACACCATGCCACATGCCAGAAGATGGCACAGGAGATGGCTGACCTGCAGAAGAGTGCCCTCCAAGAAAAGCAGATGATGGTGAAAGAGCTGGAGAGAGTCAACACTAAGCTCAATGCCCAGAAAGACTACGAGGAGCTCAAAGAGCTGAAGACCACGGGCGTGGGGGTTTTCAGAGCAGCAATTCTGGAGGAGAGGAACAAAGTCAGCCAACTCCTAGAATACCTGGAGAGGTACGAAGCGACACACCAGGAGCTGAATAACAAGTACACATCTGAAGTACTTAGTTTCCGACAGCAGGCTGAGAACCAGAAGCAGAAGTTTGAAACAGAGATCAAGTCTTACTCTGACAAGCTGAAACAAAGCCAACAGCACATCTCCCACCTGAGGGCCGAACAGGACGCCCTACGCCTGAGAGTTGAGCTCTCAGCAGCTCCAACTTAA